CTGCTAGCCAATATCTTAGAAAACCAGCGAAAATACCAAATAGACAGGGCAATGTCCATTTACCCCTTGAATAATTATCGAAATATGCACATAAAACAACGAATAAGATAATTAACGGAATAGCTAGGGCGTATGCTAGCTTATCTATAATATCAAAACACCTCAAAACATAGGGTGCTGGAGTTTTAAAGTTGAGTACCAGgatattcttttccagTTCTTCTGCATTCGCATCTGCCGAGTTTTGGCTCGTAGTACCTACCGAATGATTATAGGTCCTTGAAAAAGCTATAGAGCCATAGGTGACGATAATTTCTTTCCCAAATTGTCTgccaaaaataaaactacCCATGGACACCATAAGGTGAACCAATAAGACAGATAAAAATTCCATTATCCCATAGGCTCTGTTCGGAAACCTTGTGTGATGCgcaatattatcattagtTAAATTGGTAGAATGTTCAAAAGTTTCTAGTAACATACTGGAAAACGAAGAAAGAGAACCACAGTATCCGGTGGTCACGcccaaaaataaaacttgaTGATCTTTCATCCAAGTGTATGCGTTCAGTGATTGCATGATACCCATAAGCATACATGATGTCAAGTTAGACCAAAGAACCGTAGGAGGAGTGATGTATGCCGGCGAATAAGATGAAAGCGCTGTTATGGCTTGTCTTGTTTCAGTCCCCAGTATACAAAAAGTAGTGAATGTGCAGAAAACATGCATGTAATGACCTAGCCTACGATTTTTTAGTACCGGGTTAAATGTCATCTCTGCATGTATATTTTTGCCTTAAAATGTCACATGTACCTTCTTGGAAGATTAGCGATGAGGATTATAACAACAATAGCGATTTTCTAGAGGTTGCCAGTATTGTCTTGGCATCTCATGTATGTTGCATTGCAGCTCTATTTTCTTGCAATTCGTTGTAAATGATTATAACCGCTAGCCTTGCTTACTAACTGGAGGATAAGTTCACCACCACTTGGCTGTTTAAATGTAAGAGTCCTCACATGATAGTTCATCCGAATAAGAGAGCCAGGCTAAAAGAAATGGTAATTACaggatatatatatatatatatatatttattacTTATGTGCAGCTCATTTTGTCGTTGAGCGATAAACATGTATTTTTCGCTGAGACAGGTGGATTTCTTCGATGAAGAATCGCACCAATTCAAAGACATGGTTGAACATTAGCTTCCATAACCATAGATAGATTATTTCAAAGTACCTATATATTCTCgtgtttttttcattttttacgGCCTATATATAGGGTTCGTGATCTTATTTTTGACTGAAGATATACGGTATTTATTGGAGTAGCCGCCCAGGTAATATCCTTTCAAAGTACAACAAGACAGTGAGAAAAGGTTGAAAAGATGCAACAAAGAACAACGAAGAGAAGCTGTTCCTCTTTAGTAACGCCATTTATGGGACCTAATAGTACCGAAAAGAGCATACACCCTGAAGTCGCTTCTATTAGAAGGAACAAAAGATCAACCACAACATCGGCCATAGTGAATATCAATGTTGTTGAAAGAGAGTTATTTGATCTAGAGTTGGAAAAACAGAATCTCCGTGTTCAATATTTGTCTAAGAATACGCAAGCCGCAAGGTACAACGCTAAAAGTACTAAAAGTACTTATTTGGATGcgaaaataataacaagagaacaagaacaaaatcaaCCATCAAAAGAgtctttgaagaaacagTCCCAGTcatcaatgaagaaaagtccaccaaggaagaaaaagagctTGAAGGACTTGATATATGAAACAAACAAGGCATTTTATCAAGTGGACTCCAACAAGGTTAAATATAAGGTAGGCTTATCCAAAAAACAGCTCCTATCGTCAAAAACAGAAGGCGACTGAGTCAGGGGAGAAATTTTAGAAGTTCCAACTCCCCACATTTATCAATTTGTAAAAGTTGTTCGCGACTTAGTTACCTTTACGCTTAGATTACAGCTTATATCTTACATACTCTTTACCTAATTTGCCACTAacccccccccccccccccccaAATATGGGTAATACCAAGAAAAGCAGACAGTATCAGAATTCTCTACTTTGTCGTTGTTTTTGGTTGAGATAATGTAGGTTGCTCGTCAATGGGCACTTCGTCAGGTATGCTCTCTAATCCATCATAAAATGTTTTCCACAAGTCTGAAACGGATTGAAATTCTCTCCCCACAGCTATTGAACTTTCCAACGATATATTAAGACCGTTCAGACCATTCAAGATCGAGTTCATAGTCTCGTTGATCTCTTGCAACACTATATTTCTTTGCTCAATGAAGTACTTATCAGTCATTGATAACAACTTTTCCTCATCATTAGATGTACTAGCCATCATACGTACATATATATGACACGCGTTCCACCACTTCACGGATCCTTTCCACACTCCTGTGATTATGTACTCCCCATATTGGCAGCAGTTGTTTGTTCTAATAAATAGTATTTTCGCGATTTTGGTCTTTACCCGGAAGCACACTTTCCAACGAACGGGTTGTGGTGACCACCTTTTCATACAGAATACATTCGTTTGtcttttcatatatatatgtatacatatatatgctATGCTCAGTGTGTATTTATGGCTTATGCaattaaaataataaaagacaGGAATAGGTAAATGCATTTACGGATGGGAATGGcgcaattgaaaaaaatttcattatttcccTCCTTTTCAATCGCTAACTTGAGCATCGTCATTGTATCTTGGTTCAGCGTCGAAAATAAGCTCGTATTTCCTCCATTTTTGTCTTAGTTTACTATTTGGATCATTATacatttcttcatcttcttggtCAAATTCATCTAACCAATCCCATTTATTGTTAAACTTAATTTTCGAACCGGTGGCGAAAGCAGAACTATTCGAATTCGTTTCTTTATTGATCATGTTACTCATTTCTGATTCATCGTAAATTAATGGCATATCAGAAGTCAGGTAATTCCAGATTAGCAACAGATAAAACTTTAAGCTCTTCACGCCTCGCAAGAACCCTTTATCTTCTATATTTGGCGATTTTGGGGGTATACGAAATTTGTCCATACATTCTAATGCATCTTCTTTAGTCACACAACGTGCAAAATCGATCAAATTGACTTTAACATTAGCGgctcttttccttttagAATTTGATTTATTAGCATCACCATCATACATTAGTAATAAAGATGCACCATATAATCTGTAACCtttcaaattaaaaatttcagaataTAAAGTATCTAATTGCTTGATTAGTCTTGGAATTTGCCTAATTAAACTTTCGACCGTCTCACCATCATACAAGAATCTTGCAAGAACCCTAGCAAATTGCCAACCAACCTTTACTCTTCTACCGAAGTATTTGTCTCTTGTGATATAATAATCTTTATTCCAAACTTTTAGTCCGCAGATCCTAACACCTAATCTCCTAGACGTTGTCTTTAAGCACTTCGCACGTTGTGATAGTTGTTTAGTTCTTTTAGCATCTACACCATATTGTCTTGTCCCCATCTTTAGATCCAAAGCACAGGGTTTGCTCATGTTTCTTGTTAAATCTTCTAATAGAAtgaattttgaaacaatGGTGTGGGATGTTTCTTCAAACGTGATTGATTCAATGTCATGATGACTATAATCATTCGAAACGTTATATCCTAAAGATTTTATAATTATGTCCTTACCGCCGCTGTCATGGCGGTTATGATTATCCATCTTTATTGTTTCATTTCCCGTATCTTCATCCATATCAAAGACACCCTCTTGTGTATTACTGATACAATTTggagaagaaacaaaatcatcatcatttctAGAATTAGTTGCAGTGAGAATAGGGGACAAAGTATTGCAGAATGAGTTCTTATGTTTGatttgttcatttttgtGGAATTGCTTCAAATCCATCACTGAATGTGATCCTTCTAAGGCATTAGATATTCTTTCATGAAGCGACTTTTTCAAGAAGGGACCATGTATATTCGGACTGACATTTGGGTCATCTATCTGTATGTTCGCTTGTGACGAGGAAACATCAAGAGTCTTTATGGAGGCACTCGATGCATCATGGGACGAGGCTCTTGATTTTTGTGTGAGAAAAGATGGATTGGAATCGGAGCGCGCGTCATGGTTTCCTATCGCAATCGTGTTGATATTCCTCTTCCTTCGAAAGAATTTTGGTGCAAATACTTCTCTTATGACTAGATTCTTCAGTTCAGTATTGATCATTGTAGAACCAGAATCGCGtctttttaatttgttcaTATTGCCACGATCACCAAAGGAACACGAGTTATGagaagaggaggaagaaaagtatGAATCATTTGGTGCCGAATTAGGAGAGTCAGAATATTTGTACCACAACGATTCCGGTATAATGTGCCTGTTATCATTTAGAACTACCTCGGGTAATAAAGAAGGTTGATTGGAACTCGACAGTGACCTTTTGACATGTTGAGAATGAATTGGTTCTACTTCAGGATGCTCCTTTTGGAGCACTTGCCTCGATGAATGTTCCAAGGGGAAGGAATGTATGTGAGTTAAAGGAGTTCCAGTAGGTTCTACACTAAGCGCAACATCATCGTTGTTCTGGCTATCCTCTatcattttgtttttttcgttactgttgttcttttgatCTAGATCGCTTAAAAAATCATCTCTTGATTGAAAATGTTGCCTAACATTTAGAACACCAATATAACGTGGCATGAATTGCAAGAGTTCTTTATGACATAATTCTATATTCTCATACCACCTGTTTTCTCTATTAACCAAAGCCTTGCAAACCGCTCTCTTAGAAAATCTAAAAATCGCTGTGTGACCTCCTACTCTATTCGTAAATGGCTTTAGTTCCACTGCCAGGGGATATTCCCTATGTTCATTCTCAccttcatcctcttctcCCTCCGCTTGCTCGTCTTCTTTATCTTGAACAAAAAGGTTGGGTTGTTCTTTGATTGGTTTATTTTGTTGTACAGAATGTTGaactattttattattacgattattgatattttcttgcCTCAAAGACTGTGATAAAGTTGAGTGAGTCTTGACCTTGAAAGTTTGCCTGTTATACGTTCTGGGAAGCGTTGCTACATTAGATTCAAAACTTATGGTGGTAGGTTGAATAGTATCGGTatcattttccattttatctttttccTCATAGGTAGGGTCCGCTTTACTTTTGTGGGGATAGTAAGTTGCGGAAGAAACAGGCTTTAATGTTAAGTCATCCGATATTCCATGTAGAGTGTTCTGATAAGTGGACTTGGGCGAGATGCACGCCTCATCTATATTTTGTATCGATTCTGGAGGAGTTTGTTGATGTGTCACATGTGGTTGGTATGATTGTTGTTTTGCAACGTCCTCATCAGTTTTTTGCCTCCtcttattaatattattgctaTGTGCCACGTGCTTATTGCCCTTTAATACGGTTTCCTCGTGCTGAGATGAAATAAAACTTgacaatgatgaagatgaagcctctgaatttttttttttaccgGAAGATTGTAATGCTTCCGATATTGATTTAGAAGTTGATTCCGACCTTGTTATTTTGTCCGCACATGTCAGAGATCCGCCATTGTTACTATCTGAGCCATTATTGTTATCGGCTAAACATTCATCATCTCTAAAAATTCTTAAGTATGTACTTGCCTTTCTGCCATGTAATACGGGGGAAAGCTTTTTCGTTTCGGGTACGTTAAGATCTTTTAGTGTTGTTACGCATTCTTTTGGTTCATTTTCGTGTAAgtgctgctgttgttttcTCAATGTATTGGGTATTTTATCATGAATTTCGTCAGAGGTATCCATAGTCTCTTAGCTTTAGTTCtatatatacaaaaaaattaaaagaaaatttgagAAGACAGAAAGATGtacaaaataaaagaaagaaaatgaaacacGATTCTAATATTATAAGCCAATCTCGGATTTTCCCTTTTGTTGGAGATAATATCCAGCCAACAGAGacaaaacaagaagagaaaagtgTTTCTTGTCTTGATCCtgtactgaaaaaaaaaagcgaAACGGCGCGAAGTTGAGGGGGGCGGCAACACTTCCGGCGATGAGTTCGAAAGAAGCGTCTTTAATAACATGAAAGCaactattttttatataagtATATAACTCCATTGTCGCGAGTGCCTGATCTGAATAGATTTAAAAATATGGGAAAGATGAGAATGCCTGTGGTTAACTCAAGGTTAGCTCGAGaagttttttcattgtAAATAAAAGGATAAGAAAAGCGAAAAAACAGTAGTACGAAAGAATCCAGGGTGCCAGGGAGTCATGATGAAATccttttgtttgtttggTAATTACGGCGGATGGATTCTTGTTTTTGTCATTACCTTTAAAATAACCTGTGTTGTAATAGTTTTCGAGTAGTTcatctttctctttccaTACATCCAGCAgccaattgaaaaaagctTCATCATCTTGTAAGGGTATCTCATTTACTTTGAACTCTCTTATATGGAAATCTACTTTCTCTGGGTATATACCCattaaaaatatcttctttAATGTGAATTTGGTGCCAACATATTCTGTTTTCAATGCAGGAGAATACCCAATAGTGACATCATAAATTGCTTCTAAACTAGGAGTTAACTTTTCCAGTGCAAACTTCAAACCTTTAGAATGCGGTAGTAAGAGATGCCTTAATTGAACATGACTCAAATGTGCTCTTTGGCGGTATGCCtcacttttttctcttgtctTGAGGCTTAGGTTTGTTCCCTCAGGGAACATGATTAAATTATAAGCGGCAACAGATTCATTTGTGTTGGAGTAACAATTCTTATAATCCGTAAGGGGCCCCATGCACCTTGCATTCATGTCCATGGAAACCAAGCTGTTAGTCAAGGTTTCCTCATCCTTTTGCCAGTTTCTActtaaaaatataaatttaAAGTTCTGCATGCCAAATCCCAATAGCGGGACATACTTTAAAGTCTTCTTCAGAATGATGAAGACGTTACCACCCAAATTTGAGACAAGGGAAAGCCACCAGAGGTAAATCCAATCTGCATACATCTGATGATTGGCAATGATTATAGCTCTGTCTTTAAATTTAAAGTGCGACATCGTATTAGATGAAATCTTTAATGGGTGCGATGTTTCGAAAGTAACATTCAAAGAAGAGGGTGCGACCATGTTTAAAATCAAGCACAATAAAATGATAAAGGCTTTCTTACTTTGATTCATACCATTCTGTAGCTTAATTTTGCTCCAGGGAAGAAGCAGCTGCAAACAGACCTGAAAGATCACGATACTCAGTGAACCTAAAAGGAACAGGCAAATAATGAATAACCTTTGTAATCCTTTAATAAATACATTGCTggttttttgataaatgtCACGCTTATGGGTCTCTTGATGCTTCCTCATCTTTCCTAAATGATGAAACATAGATGTGAACATGTTTATTCATTTCCCCAACTCTGAGAAGTAGATTTGGAGTGTTTTCTAATAAGGATAACCGCTCAGCCAATCTCAGTTTCTGTCTCCACGCGAAGGGGGCAGAAGGTTGTGAACTGACCTTAAGATATACAAAAGGCTGTGTGAATATAGAAATATAGAGCAATTGAGTATACGTGTCTTGTATGTTTGTTTATCTAAAGTGACATATTAAACTATCtccatcattttctttcttcgaAAAAGGACATAGATTATTTGGTCGTTTTATTCTGCGCCCGATGAAGGTCTACTGCTTGTAATAATGTGTAGGTACAAGAGGCATCTTGGCAAGTTCAATCGGATAAAACTTATTCCTTACTTGAACCAGCAACTCTGTGCCCTTTTTGTGATAGCCCTTCTGCACATAACCTTGTCCGATATTGATGTTGCTTAAACTTGGAGATGCACTACCTGATGTTACTAGGCCTACTTCTGTTTGAGCATCGGGCAAGAAGATCTTGACACCGTCCCTAGCAGCAGGTCCTTTCTTTAAGTATTTGAATCCAACTCGTACCTTGCTGTAAGTCTTATTGTTTAGCTGGTCCGTTATCTTGGCATATCCATTGAACCTGTCTTTTCCATTTACTATGTTTCTTCTTGACTTGGAAATCACCCAGTTTAACGCAGCTTCTACTGGGGTGATACTTTCATCCAATTCATGGCCGTATAAGCACATGCCAGCTTCCAATCTTAAACTATCTCTGGCGGCTAACCCGATGGGCTTCATTACTGGATTAGCCAGAAGTTGTTCTGCAAATTTAACGGCCTTCTCGTTTGGAACACTGATTTCAAATCCATCTTCACCAGTATACCCGCCTCTAGCTATTTGAACTAAAGTACCATCCTTCAACGGAAATTCGTGTCTCTGtccaaaaaataattctttcaaatctttcCCCTGAGCTGATTTTAGCAGAAGTGGTCCCAGAACATCCTTGGCTTTAGGGCCTTGTAGTGCCAATAGCGACCTACCTTGAATTATTTCCCATTGGCAATCTAAAGTAGGATCATTCTGCAGCTCACCGCGAAGGAACTCGGTGTCTCTCTTTGCACAACCAGCATTGGTCACGATATAAAACTCATTGTTTTGGGTTTCTTTCGTGATAATTGTATCATCTACCACACCACCCTCCGGATTCAATAGAACACTTAAGGTTCCCGACCCTACAGGTAAAACATTAAAATCTGTAGGCGTAACACGTTGTAAAAATTTAACGGATTGTGGGCCAGATAACTTACTTTGTAACATGTGAGAAACATCAAATAAACCGGCATTGTTTCTTGTCCAGTTATGCGATTCGATATGAGTTTGTCCCTTATACAACACAGGCATGGAATAACCTGCATAAGGCACCATTGTACCACCTAATGACACATGAAGATCATGAAGGGCTGTTTTCTTTAGATTTGAATTGAACCTCTTAAACACAAGATTCTTGATTACAGGCATTTTTGTCTGTACCTTACAAGACTCTATATACAGATATATGCAATGATTAGCATATTTAGGTTCTTTGGATTCGTAGTCCTTATATATGCAGGATCTGATCATTTTGTCCTTTTTCGCATGCTCTTCACTCTAGAAAACACGAGTCAGGGCTTCCGAGCAGAGTCGCCCTGTTGAAAGAAGTCATCGCGATAAGTAAGTATGTTAGACAGGGTCAACCTAAGTGGAAGCTCAGCTAGTATTAGGCATGTTCTAGTGTATCTAGAGAGAGGAATGCCAAAAACGGAAGAAGGAACTGATATGCATAGGTTCGGTTTCTCTATTATATATGCTTAAACAAATCTATAAAACCTGTATGATGAGTGCTAATATTTATCACAATGATGCGATACAATTGCGGGGATGTAAAAGGGCAAAATCTCACGAGAGATCGTAATATCTATCCTTCTCCAAGTCCATTATCTCAGCTTCAAAATCCCATAAACGCGGGCGTATTTTATTGTTCGAATTATTACCATCTATTTGGTTTTTAGTCTCTTCGATCGTTTTGACTATACCATCCACAAGCATGGCACGCCCCAGGTTTTCATTCGTGGAAGGGATAATCAAATCTGCAAAAGCTCTGGTGGGTTCTATATATTGTTGCATTTCCGGGCGCAAATAGTCCATGTATTCAGTGATCAACTGGGCTAGCTGTTCATTACTttttacatttttctttttgattaaGCTAATTAACCTTTTATCGGCATCGCTATCCAAGTATACTTTTAATTGAGAAATATCGTTGATTCGTTTATCGTATAGAGCATAGCAGCCACATACTATTATCAAATCTATTGGGTCTTCGTAATCATGTTGAATCATGTCATTCTGCGAAGTCACGGCATGCTTTTCATATATTAGATCGAGAATGCTGTCAAAATCATAGTCATTATTGTTGTAGTTCTTGATCCCATCTTCTGTCATATTGTCTAGGCTTATTACTCTTATATTGATAAAgttatatatacttttaaATGTATTTTGTAGGTACAGTGCAATTGCTTCAACGCCCGTAGCATGTCCTCCTCCGATAGAAATtacaattcttttttcttcaacagcTCGTTTATCCATGTTATGTAATATTTCTCTTGCCACTTTTCCAGggttgaaaaggaaattaaAGGGATGTCACTTGTGATCTGTTATAGATGCAGCCAACAAAGGAAGGTGATTATCTGTCAAGACAGCGTTCAGTCATTAGTTGACCTTAACTCTGTATTTTCACAGCCGTCGAGACCTCATGCCgagaattgaaaattttatcataGGCGATGAGCTGAATAGCAACAGaacccaaaaaaaaaatacaattaGAATGAAAGTATAAACCCATTTTAATGTGCAATGATTAGTATTCTCATCGGAAATAACTAATAATTGTTGTCTGAGAGAATAACAGTAGAGATATCAAAGAATCCAGTAGACATGTCGTTTAACAGAGATGAAGACCtaaaattaaaatttaaaacatcaaaaaaactaaaagtTTCTCCGACTTTTGAGAGTATGAATCTAAAAGACGACTTACTTCGAGGAATATACTCATACGGGTTTGACGCACCATCCTCGATCCAATCGAGGGCCATTACACAAATTATTTCGGGTAAGGATGTTATTGCGCAAGCACAATCAGGTACCGGTAAAACGGCCACTTTTACGATTGGCCTTTTACAAGCAATTGATTTGAGGAAAAGGGATTTGCAAGCTTTGATATTGTCTCCAACACGTGAGTTAGCAAGCCAAATTGGACAGgtagtgaaaaatttgggCGATTATATGAATGTTAATGCATTTGCCATGACAGGTGGTAAGACTTTGAAagatgatttgaagaaagtgcAAAAACATGGCTGCCAAGTCGTTAGTGGAACACCAGGAAGAGTACTAGACATGATCAAAAGGCAAATGTTGCAGACAAGGAATGTTCAAATGTTAGTTCTAGATGAGGCTGATGAATTATTAAGTGAGACTCTGGGTTTTAAACAACAGATATATGATATCTTTGCTAAATTGCCCAAAAACTGTCAAGTTGTTGTTGTAAGTGCAACAATGAATAAGGACATCTTAGAAGTAACCAGAAAATTTATGAATGATCCGGTTAAAATCCTGGTAAAGCGGGATGAAATATCACTTGAGGGTATCAAACAATATGTCGTCAACGTTGACAAAGAAGACTGGAAATTCGATACTCTGTGTGATATATACGACTCTTTAACGATTACACAATGTGTCATATTTTgtaatacaaaaaaaaaagtagatTGGTTATCTCAGCGGCTAAGTCAATCCAACTTTGCAGTAGTTTCCATGCATGGTGATATGAAACAAGAGGAAAGAGATAAAGTAATGAATGAATTTAGGACAGGTCATTCTCGTGTACTAATATCAACGGATGTTTGGGCACGTGGTATTGATGTTCAACAAGTTTCTTTGGTCATCAATTATGACCTGCCAGAAATAATAGAAAATTACATCCATCGTATCGGTAGAAGTGGTCGATTTGGTAGAAAAGGTGTGGCTATAAACTTCATCACTAAAACTGACTCAGCAAAGCTGAGAGAAATCGAAAAATTTTACtctatcaaaataaaaCCAATGCCAGCAAATTTTGCAGAATTAtcataaatataaaaacaacatatatataatatagGAGTCCTGTTTCATGCGAGCTTCATTCGCCGTCATATGGAATTGGAAATCATTTGTAATTGATCATTCTGTGTGACATAAAGCTTAATTAAGTCATCCAGACTTATTTCGCCAAGTAAAGGAGATAAGTCGCAAAATTGAGAAATCACGTCCAGTTCTATGTCCATATCCATTCCGAACTTATCACCACCAACGCCGAGTCCTTCTCCATCATCATTTGATTTGTAAACATCACCATGTGAGCCATTTGTTctcattttattttcttccaagcTGAGACTATTTGTCCTGTGTGACAAGAGCTCATATTGATCACTGATCAGCGTTATATCTTCAAGAGACCCTGATTCATCCAACTGGATAATTATAACATTTTCAAGTTCATCCTCAGTCTTGTCTATACCTGCCGTTAAAGCAGCGTCACTCGAGTTCACgacttcatcatcattatcttcaaaTATGTACCTAATATTAGTGGGAAACATTGCATAGTCACTTCCGTCACCCCCCTTTGATTCATTATTGTATACTGATTGATCATTTTTGCTGAGACCCTTATTATTCttgtcattttcttctaattTGTGCTTGACATTCTTATCATAAACAGTAACAGTGACGTTCATTCCTGTTCACACTCATTTCCAAACAACACTTCAGTAACTTCGGTAAGGAATCCAAAAAGGCACTATGGTGACCTGACCAGcttttataaaaaaagtgcATGTTCATTAATTATGAATGAGTAAAAAAACAAGTTTGATCCAACCGAGGTTCGAACTCGGGATCTTCGCCGTGTAAAGGCGACGTCTTGAACCACTGGACCATTGGACCCGAAACCCGTTGAGTGTTCTGCATGAACAACTGCATCATAATAAATTATAAATGTGAGATCACAATTTTTACGTGATTGATAAGTCATCTTCGAACTGTTGATAATTCGTAGTTTTGTAAGTcgtaataattaagaacAAGTCGTTCTTTCTTAAGTTATATAggagaggtatataaaacacacgctgatttGGTTGTGTTAAaccaatggttcagacataattcagaacattgatgataggcttttggtgataactcatcttcttatatactaagtcctggtcaattaatagatctcTATCTCACTagttcaagaaattgtaTTATTAAAATTTGCCTACTCCAGtttaattggtatcatcataagaatgtttgtattcatttacccaacattatcagtatcatgttaaagaatgttcgtcatcaactactaCAACACAAACTAAGGATTGTTCAAGTCTTTCTCATTTATTATGTATCGATCGTTTGcaatactttttttcctgcTGCTATTATGTTGTGGTTGCAATGGGAAAAGGTTAGATTTTGTTCTATAATTGCTCTGAAGCTGTAACTGCATAGTCGGTCAAAGATTTATTTGACTTTTaagatgattgttgggattaTATTGTTTCTAAAGGAattattattgaatatTAAGATATATTAGAACCTCTTCTGTCATGATATAGGAATTTACA
The Saccharomyces mikatae IFO 1815 strain IFO1815 genome assembly, chromosome: 4 genome window above contains:
- the SMKI04G2400 gene encoding FluC/FEX family fluoride channel (similar to Saccharomyces cerevisiae YOR390W) — its product is MHVFCTFTTFCILGTETRQAITALSSYSPAYITPPTVLWSNLTSCMLMGIMQSLNAYTWMKDHQVLFLGVTTGYCGSLSSFSSMLLETFEHSTNLTNDNIAHHTRFPNRAYGIMEFLSVLLVHLMVSMGSFIFGRQFGKEIIVTYGSIAFSRTYNHSVGTTSQNSADANAEELEKNILVLNFKTPAPYVLRCFDIIDKLAYALAIPLIILFVVLCAYFDNYSRGKWTLPCLFGIFAGFLRYWLAERFNKKYEKFPLGTFFANTFATLLIGIFTMVQRGKKRSFIDVPIVNNLNSCHIVSALISGFCGTLSTISTFINEGYKLPFIHMFVYYIISIALSYCLLVITLGSYAWKRGLTLAAC
- the HED1 gene encoding Hed1p (similar to Saccharomyces cerevisiae HED1 (YDR014W-A); ancestral locus Anc_3.238) translates to MQQRTTKRSCSSLVTPFMGPNSTEKSIHPEVASIRRNKRSTTTSAIVNINVVERELFDLELEKQNLRVQYLSKNTQAARYNAKSTKSTYLDAKIITREQEQNQPSKESLKKQSQSSMKKSPPRKKKSLKDLIYETNKAFYQVDSNKVKYKVGLSKKQLLSSKTEGD
- the DAD1 gene encoding Dad1p (similar to Saccharomyces cerevisiae DAD1 (YDR016C); ancestral locus Anc_3.239); translation: MHLPIPVFYYFNCISHKYTLSIAYICIHIYMKRQTNVFCMKRWSPQPVRWKVCFRVKTKIAKILFIRTNNCCQYGEYIITGVWKGSVKWWNACHIYVRMMASTSNDEEKLLSMTDKYFIEQRNIVLQEINETMNSILNGLNGLNISLESSIAVGREFQSVSDLWKTFYDGLESIPDEVPIDEQPTLSQPKTTTK
- the KCS1 gene encoding inositol polyphosphate kinase KCS1 (similar to Saccharomyces cerevisiae KCS1 (YDR017C); ancestral locus Anc_3.240), yielding MDTSDEIHDKIPNTLRKQQQHLHENEPKECVTTLKDLNVPETKKLSPVLHGRKASTYLRIFRDDECLADNNNGSDSNNGGSLTCADKITRSESTSKSISEALQSSGKKKNSEASSSSLSSFISSQHEETVLKGNKHVAHSNNINKRRQKTDEDVAKQQSYQPHVTHQQTPPESIQNIDEACISPKSTYQNTLHGISDDLTLKPVSSATYYPHKSKADPTYEEKDKMENDTDTIQPTTISFESNVATLPRTYNRQTFKVKTHSTLSQSLRQENINNRNNKIVQHSVQQNKPIKEQPNLFVQDKEDEQAEGEEDEGENEHREYPLAVELKPFTNRVGGHTAIFRFSKRAVCKALVNRENRWYENIELCHKELLQFMPRYIGVLNVRQHFQSRDDFLSDLDQKNNSNEKNKMIEDSQNNDDVALSVEPTGTPLTHIHSFPLEHSSRQVLQKEHPEVEPIHSQHVKRSLSSSNQPSLLPEVVLNDNRHIIPESLWYKYSDSPNSAPNDSYFSSSSSHNSCSFGDRGNMNKLKRRDSGSTMINTELKNLVIREVFAPKFFRRKRNINTIAIGNHDARSDSNPSFLTQKSRASSHDASSASIKTLDVSSSQANIQIDDPNVSPNIHGPFLKKSLHERISNALEGSHSVMDLKQFHKNEQIKHKNSFCNTLSPILTATNSRNDDDFVSSPNCISNTQEGVFDMDEDTGNETIKMDNHNRHDSGGKDIIIKSLGYNVSNDYSHHDIESITFEETSHTIVSKFILLEDLTRNMSKPCALDLKMGTRQYGVDAKRTKQLSQRAKCLKTTSRRLGVRICGLKVWNKDYYITRDKYFGRRVKVGWQFARVLARFLYDGETVESLIRQIPRLIKQLDTLYSEIFNLKGYRLYGASLLLMYDGDANKSNSKRKRAANVKVNLIDFARCVTKEDALECMDKFRIPPKSPNIEDKGFLRGVKSLKFYLLLIWNYLTSDMPLIYDESEMSNMINKETNSNSSAFATGSKIKFNNKWDWLDEFDQEDEEMYNDPNSKLRQKWRKYELIFDAEPRYNDDAQVSD
- the MLG1 gene encoding putative acyltransferase (similar to Saccharomyces cerevisiae CST26 (YBR042C) and YDR018C; ancestral locus Anc_3.244), with translation MFHHLGKMRKHQETHKRDIYQKTSNVFIKGLQRLFIICLFLLGSLSIVIFQVCLQLLLPWSKIKLQNGMNQSKKAFIILLCLILNMVAPSSLNVTFETSHPLKISSNTMSHFKFKDRAIIIANHQMYADWIYLWWLSLVSNLGGNVFIILKKTLKYVPLLGFGMQNFKFIFLSRNWQKDEETLTNSLVSMDMNARCMGPLTDYKNCYSNTNESVAAYNLIMFPEGTNLSLKTREKSEAYRQRAHLSHVQLRHLLLPHSKGLKFALEKLTPSLEAIYDVTIGYSPALKTEYVGTKFTLKKIFLMGIYPEKVDFHIREFKVNEIPLQDDEAFFNWLLDVWKEKDELLENYYNTGYFKGNDKNKNPSAVITKQTKGFHHDSLAPWILSYYCFFAFLILLFTMKKLLELTLS